The proteins below come from a single Chrysoperla carnea chromosome 1, inChrCarn1.1, whole genome shotgun sequence genomic window:
- the LOC123300550 gene encoding 60S ribosomal protein L4, with the protein MALCAARPLVSVYSEKNEAIKGNTLALPAVFKAPIRPDVVSFVHQQLGFNHRQPYCVSKEAGHQTSAESWGTGRAVARIPRVRGGGTHRSGQGAFGNMCRGGRMFAPTKPWRRWHRRVNVNQRRYAIVSAIAASGVPALVQSKGHVVDNIPELPLVVSDKVQELTKTKQAVIFLRRIKAWADIQKVYKSQRIRAGKGKMRNRRRIQRRGPLIVYHKDQGLRRAFRNIPGIDLINVERLNVLKLAPGGHVGRFIIWTESAFKRLDQLYGTWKRTAVAKKGYNLPQPKMANTDLARLLKADEIRKVLRAPRKKVVRSVRKLNPLKNTRALLKLNPYAAVLRRKAIIAQLKRKEERAALLRKKLGEPEPEEAKRAALHKEKRKLAIKKAKALRPKKPKVKKVDRIAAKKVASAAKRAEFAEKRAKILAEKKGERAAAKAAVIAKRKAKEALLAEKQKKSEELRAAAKVKAEEKAVRKAALRAKAAEAKKKAREEAAKKAAALAKEKAAAAAAAAAEKAKKAATAKKSATSAKGKGAAPAKGAAPKKDAKPAPAKGAKPAAKPAPQKSASTKSAPAKPAPAKK; encoded by the exons ATG gcaTTGTGCGCTGCGCGACCGCTAGTCAGCGTATATTCTGAAAAAAATGAAGCAATTAAAGGCAACACTTTAGCATTGCCCGCTGTATTCAAAGCACCAATTCGTCCAGATGTTGTGAGCTTTGTTCATCAACAACTTGGTTTCAATCATCGTCAACCATACTGTGTAAGCAAAGAAGCTGGTCACCAAACATCAGCTGAATCATGGGGTACGGGACGTGCTGTAGCTCGTATTCCACGTGTGCGTGGTGGTGGTACTCATCGTTCAGGTCAGGGTGCTTTCGGTAACATGTGTCGTGGTGGACGTATGTTTGCACCAACCAAACCATGGCGCCGTTGGCATAGACGTGTTAATGTAAACCAACGTCGTTATGCTATTGTTAGTGCTATTGCTGCCAGTGGTGTACCCGCATTAGTTCAAAGCAAAG GTCACGTAGTTGATAACATCCCAGAATTACCGTTAGTGGTATCAGATAAAGTTCAGGAGCTCACAAAGACTAAACAAGCTGTGATCTTCTTGCGTCGTATTAAAGCATGGGCCGACATTCAAAAg GTATACAAATCCCAAAGAATTCGTGCTGGAAAAGGTAAAATGCGTAATCGTCGTCGTATTCAACGTCGTGGTCCACTTATTGTGTACCATAAGGATCAA ggTCTTCGTCGTGCATTCCGTAATATTCCAGGAATTGACTTAATAAACGTTGAACgtttgaatgttttaaaacttgCACCTGGTGGTCATGTAGGCCGTTTTATAATTTGGACAGAAAGTGCATTTAAACGATTAGACCAATTGTATGGAACATGGAAACGTACAGCTGTAGCCAAAAAAGGTTACAATCTTCCACAACCTAAAATGGCTAACACTGATTTGGCACGTTTATTGAAAGCTGATGAAATTCGTAAAGTTCTACGTGCTCCAAG gAAGAAGGTTGTACGCAGTGTACGCAAACTTAATCCATTGAAGAACACACGTGCACTTTTGAAACTCAATCCATATGCTGCTGTATTAAGACGCAAAGCAATCATTGCCCAATTGAAACGTAAAGAAGAACGTGCCGCATTATTAAGAAAGAAACTTGGT GAACCAGAACCTGAAGAAGCAAAACGAGCAGCCTTACATAAAGAAAAGAGAAAGTTAGCAATTAAAAAAGCCAAGGCACTTAGACCTAAAAAACCAAAAGTAAAGAAAGTTGACAGAATAGCTGCTAAAAAAGTAGCCTCAGCCGCTAAACGTGCTGAATTTGCTGAAAAACGAGCTAAAATCTTAGCTGAAAAGAAAGGAGAACGAGCCGCTGCTAAAGCTGCAGTTATTGCTAAACGTAAAGCTAAAGAAGCATTATTAGCTGAAAAACAAAAGAAGAGTGAAGAACTTAGAGCTGCTGCCAAAGTAAAAGCCGAAGAAAAAGCAGTACGTAAAGCAGCATTAAGAGCAAAAGCTGCTGAAGCTAAAAAGAAGGCACGCGAAGAAGCAGCCAAAAAAGCCGCAGCCTTAGCAAAAGAAAAAGCAGCAGCTGCAGCAGCCGCCGCCGCTGagaaagcaaaaaaagctgCCACAGCAAAAAAATCTGCAACTTCAGCAAAAGGTAAAGGAGCAGCACCCGCCAAAGGTGCAGCACCCAAAAAAGACGCAAAACCAGCACCAGCCAAGGGAGCGAAACCAGCAGCAAAACCAGCTCCACAAAAATCTGCTTCAACAAAATCAGCACCAGCAAAACCGGCGCCAGCCAAGAAGTAG
- the LOC123296901 gene encoding protein mahjong yields the protein MDLAQSTDAAAILRQWEEEHTQSGYDPVPVLTRLAELIEQETENYQKMDPDPFDERHPSRADPECKLGQMLKTLFRKDLFMTKLVNDYLRDNYWSRVRVPDQDIDALNIAACRLLLDTMPGLETSAVFQPDNDSLINRMLKWAQTAQDPLRSYATGLLAAAMEVQEVATKYREQNGKLIPLMLKRLWEIQSTINGNKENGENVQCNGDIQNGTHDGGTVAEGTTDEGTGNDVAASNLDRPFAHLSKFQKQQNLSNQLDNERIKNTPYGSRNKSRYSENGIYGSMKSPAITYSPDKSLNTSKTPSKFDSNQILHEEPDRKRARIDLNNSIQSPPNNSSFNSQKSPGGQQNHAQHNLDVTDSSNSSWAELENYVIGYIQMYPPTASTKQILILKYLTPMGEYQEFLSHAFEQNALGLILSYVNVKEHGDVRLAFEALKYLSALLCHKKFSIEFIHAGGLQRLLEVPRPSVAATGVSICLYYLAYCQDAMEKVCLLSEYVIWHLVKYALWLIECSHHDSSRCHAVMFFGLTFSFKVILDAFDDQDGLRKLYNVISTLPILSTDDDHLLLNDDVVCAARQIVRHVCVALKRYLEAHLYVRSEQLKRSVVQLLPYKAMCKLNSAEDVQERIDTMLELLPYRAHWPPVDELLRLGAITILLQIIAFSYEWNFGGRAETVKSALDVLAICAIMPRVQMLFGERVDLPEEAITVGINIILGAAEGEIVADPDVQKAALSVIVNCVCAPIHRPGGSVTRFSMGIGSPRKKSNLRNSEELIQKVWESVRSQSGIMVLLQLMQVKTPITDADSIRTLACRALAGLARSDTVKQIIGKLPLFTNGQLQNLMRTPILQEKRQEHVLFQKYALELMEKVSGNTKHTASHEIDASLANIHRANVVAQTKIQFNDKQLLQLIHQHLVGRGLNETAGTLQREAQLNAILPPPGTINVPTPSIAKNLSIAGNNFSPLRYVPPTTPRSRIPYLHHHKNTANTSISNSTSTTSTSTQNHPTTPTTEASQLQSTSTSSIKIIRKTNNSSTSANNQSTTSTPQNSRLEKQISCTGDTFSGTTTIAIPGTSTDETIVPPRITLDSIITEYLTNQHALCKNPMATCPQFNLFVPHKCPDPKPHIASMHNVVLRHSKRAMGYNSRTLDRRLIHSRFCPVQTIRVVDSFYTCAQFMPNNDTKMIVGSFNGEVKLFNIQTGNEEATYQCHDSLINNIQISRTGKLLLTSTSWRSPLSALWDTEYFEMKCPLDEEEYVEFSNLTQDKIIGTRGEIATIYDVATGTKLFSLSPTISNQYTKNKATFSPTDELILSDGVLWDAVSNQQIHKFDKLNQTQSGVFHPNGLEVVSNTEVWDLRTFHLLRTVPTLNQSQVLFTNLGDIIYGVALEHEAEEEIEYDTSFKTLDASDYSSIATIDVKKNIFSLCINKYDTQIALVENQGVFESGQESVVRIYDVGRRRDDEDEQEEDDDDDMDNSEDGSGSGSESEENSINLLIDAVAAASSRRRRRRRNSRRRTSGGGGGGNGAAEGGLRVAPAANDNENNIAGENENNAGNDNQNENNEEQNEENNDDDNEDDDDDDDDDGEWQSLSSNDDYDDDGGAFSMSDTSDMDALEDLLFE from the exons gttaGCTGAACTTATTGAACAAGAAacagaaaattatcaaaaaatggatCCAGATCCATTTGATGAACGTCATCCATCTAGAGCCGATCCAGAATGTAAATTGGGTCAAatgttaaaaacactttttcgtaaagATCTATTTATGACAAAG ctggtaaatgattatttacgagataattattgGTCTCGTGTACGAGTTCCTGATCAAGATATTGATGCTTTAAATATAGCAGCATGTAGATTACTTTTGGATACAATGCCAGGCTTAGAAACATCTGCTGTCTTCCAG ccAGACAATGATAGTTTAATAAATCGAATGTTAAAATGGGCACAAACTGCGCAAGATCCATTACGCAGCTATGCAACAGGGTTATTAGCAGCTGCCATGGAAGTGCAAGAAGTTGCCACAAAATATCGTGAACAAAATGGTAAATTGATACCGTTGATGTTAAAACGTTTATGGGAAATACAGAGTACAATAAATGGTAACAAAGAAAATGGTGAAAACGTACAATGTAACGGTGACATACAAAATGGCACTCATGATGGCGGAACTGTCGCGGAAGGTACTACCGATGAAGGGACTGGTAATGATGTAGCGGCATCAAATTTAGACAGACCATTTgcacatttatcaaaatttcaaaaacagcaAAATTTATCCAATCAACTTGATAATGAACGGATTAAAAATACACCGTATGGTTCAAGAAATAAAT cAAGGTACTCAGAAAATGGTATATATGGTTCAATGAAAAGTCCTGCAATTACATACAGTCCAGATAAATCTCTAAACACCAGCAAAACACCCTCAAAATTCGATAGTAATCAA attTTACACGAAGAACCCGATAGAAAACGTGCCCgaattgatttaaacaattCGATTCAATCACCACCaaataattcatcatttaaTTCACAGAAATCGCCGGGAGGTCAACAAAATCACGCTCAACATAATTTAGATGTAACAGACTCAAGTAATTCATCATGGGCGGAGTTAGAGAATTATGTCATTGGTTATATACAAATGTACCCTCCTACAGCGTCTACAAAACAAAtactaattttgaaatatttaacacCGATGGGTGAATATCAAGAGTTTTTAAGTCATGCGTTCGAACAGAACGCTTTGGGTTTAATATTAAGTTACGTTAACGTGAAAGAACATGGAGATGTTCGTTTAGCATTTGAAGCATTAAAATACTTATCAGCATTGCTGTGTCACAAGAAGTTTTCCATTGAATTTATACATGCTGGTGGTTTACag agatTATTAGAAGTGCCAAGACCTTCTGTAGCAGCTACAGGTGTTTCCATATGTTTATATTACCTAGCTTACTGCCAAGATGCCATGGAAAAAGTATGTTTACTATCAGAATATGTCATTTGGCACCTAGTAAA GTATGCACTTTGGTTAATAGAATGCTCTCATCATGATTCAAGTCGATGCCATGCTGTTATGTTTTTCGGCctaacattttcatttaaagtcATTTTGGACGCGTTTGACGATCAAGATGGTTTacgaaaattatataatgtaatatcaACATTGCCTATATTATCAACAGATGATGAtcatttacttttaaatgatGATGTAGTTTGTGCAGCCCGACAAATTGTTCGTCATGTTTGTGTCGCATTGAAACGTTATTTGGAAGCACATTTGTACGTACGTAGTGAACAGTTAAAACGATCTGTTGTTCAATTATTACCATATAAG GCAATGTGTAAATTAAATAGTGCTGAAGATGTTCAAGAACGCATTGATACAATGCTCGAACTTCTACCATATCGAGCACATTGGCCACCAGTTGATGAATTATTACGATTAGGTgctattacaattttattacaaatcatAGCATTCTCATATGAATGGAATTTTGGTGGAAGAGCCGAAACAGTAAAATCAGCATTAGATGTACTTGCAATATGTGCAATAATGCCACGCGTTCAAATGTTATTCGGAGAACGGGTAGATTTACCTGAAGAAGCGATCACTGTTGGTATAAACATTATTCTAGGAGCAGCTGAAGGTGAAATTGTTGCTGATCCAGATGTTCAAAAGGCTGCACTTAGTGTAATCGTGAACTGTGTTTGTGCACCGATTCACAGA cCTGGAGGATCGGTAACACGTTTTTCAATGGGAATTGGATCAccgagaaaaaaatcaaatttacgcAATTCAGAGGAGCTAATACAAAAAGTATGGGAGAGTGTTCGATCCCAAAGCGGTATTATGGTGTTGTTACAATTGATGCAAGTTAAAACACCAATTACGGATGCGGATTCCATCCGTACGTTAGCATGTCGTGCATTAGCTGGCTTAGCACGATCGGATActgtaaaacaaattattggaaagCTACCACTTTTTACTAATGGACAATTGCAAA atttaatGCGAACAccaattttacaagaaaaacgCCAAGAACATGtattattccaaaaatatgCGCTCGAGCTTATGGAGAAGGTGTCTGGAAATACCAAACATACAGCATCACATGAGATTGATGCATCATTAGCGAATATACATCGTGCTAATGTTGTGGCTcagacaaaaatacaatttaatgatAAACAATTGTTACAATTAATACATCAGCATTTGGTTGGACGTGGTTTGAATGAAACAGCTGGAACACTACAACGTGAAGCGcaattaaatgcaattttacCACCACCAGGTACCATCAATGTTCCAACACCATCAATtgctaaaaatttatcaatagcTGGTAATAATTTTAGTCCTTTACGCTATGTGCCACCAACTACACCAAGA tCACGGATACCATACCTCCACCACCATAAAAATACGGCGAACACTAGTATATCAAATTCTACATCAACCACATCAACTTCAACGCAAAATCATCCAACCACACCAACTACGGAAGCTTCTCAACTACAATCGACATCGACAAGTTCCattaaaattatcagaaaaacAAATAACTCATCAACAAGTGCTAATAATCAATCTACAACCTCAACACCACAAAATAGTCGgctagaaaaacaaatttcgtgTACAGGGGATACGTTTAGTGGTACAACTACAATTGCAATACCTGGTACATCAACCGATGAAACAATTGTACCACCGCGAATAACATTAGACTCAATTATAACAGAATATTTAACGAATCAACATGCATTGTGTAAAAATCCAATGGCTACATGcccacaatttaatttattcgttCCGCATAAATGTCCTGATCCAAAACCACATATTGCATCCATGCATAATGTTGTTTTACGTCATAGTAAACGTGCTATGGGCTATAATTCTCGGACTTTAGATCGTCGACTAATACATTCAAGATTTTGTCCGGTACAAACAATTCGAGTTGTGGATAGTTTTTATACTTGCGCCCAATTTATg CCGAATAAtgatacaaaaatgattgttgGAAGTTTTAATGGTGaagtcaaattatttaatatacaaacagGTAACGAGGAAGCCACCTATCAATGTCAtgatagtttaataaataatattcaaataagtcGAACtggaaaattacttttaacatCGACATCATGGCGAAGTCCATTATCAGCTTTATGGGACacagaatattttgaaatgaa ATGTCCATTAGATGAGGAAGAATATGTCGAATTTAGTAATTTAACGCAAGATAAAATAATCGGAACGAGGGGAGAAATCGCTAct ATTTATGACGTAGCAACtggtacaaaattatttagtctATCACCAACGATAAGTAATCAATATACAAAGAACAAAGCAACATTTAGTCCAACAGATGAGTTAATCTTATCAGATGGTGTTCTATGGGATGCTGTATCAAATCAACAGAtacataaatttgataaattaaatcaaacacAAAGTGGTGTTTTCCATCCAAATGGTTTGGAAGTAGTATCTAATACAGAAGTATGGGATTTGCGTACTTTTCATTTGTTACGTACAGTGCCTACTTTGAATCAATCACAAGTGTTGTTTACAAATTTAGGAGATATTATTTATGGTGTAGCATTGGAGCATGAAGCCGAAGAGGAAATTGAGTATGATACAAGTTTTAAAACACTAGATGCATCGGATTACAGTAGCATAG CTACTATAGatgttaagaaaaatatattcagttTATGTATCAACAAATACGATACACAAATTGCTCTAGTCGAAAATCAAGGTGTATTTGAGTCAGGTCAAGAAAGCGTAGTTCGAATTTACGATGTTGGAAGACGCCGCGATGATGAAGATGAACAG gaagaagatgatgatgatgatatggATAACTCCGAAGATGGATCTGGATCCGGATCTGAATCTGAAGAAA ATAGCATAAATCTATTAATCGATGCGGTAGCTGCAGCAAGTTCACGTAGGCGCCGTAGACGGCGTAATTCACGGAGACGAACTAGTGGTGGGGGAGGTGGAGGAAATGGTGCTGCTGAGGGTGGTTTACGTGTTGCACCTGCGGCtaatgataatgaaaataatattgcgggtgaaaatgaaaataacgcAGGAAATGATAACCAAAATGAGAATAACGAAGAACAAAACGAAGAAAATAATGACGACGATAAcgaagatgatgatgatgatgacgatgATGACGGTGAATGGCAATCATTGTCTAGCAATGATGATTACGATGACGATGGTGGTGCATTTTCTATGTCAGATACATCGGACATGGATGCGTTAGAGGATCTACTATTCGAATAA